The Rhopalosiphum maidis isolate BTI-1 chromosome 1, ASM367621v3, whole genome shotgun sequence genome has a segment encoding these proteins:
- the LOC113560108 gene encoding pheromone-processing carboxypeptidase KEX1-like: MRRKEEKKKKKKKKKKRKKIIRIRVKLFQFAKNRLKRDYERNVQNAEAQPSTDTNVFVTRRNGGTDDDDDDDDDDDDDYDDGGGGVDDDDRDDDTDDEDFNHGRVLFLPLSLF, from the exons ATGAGAAGAAAAGAagagaagaagaagaagaagaagaagaagaagaagaggAAGAaa ATTATTCGTATTAGAGTTAAACTCTTCCAGTTTGCGAAAAACAGATTAAAGAGGGATTACGAACGAAATGTGCAGAACGCAGAGGCCCAaccaa gtacagACACGAACGTTTTCGTGACCAGACGCAACGGCGGTaccgatgacgacgacgacgacgatgatgatgatgatgatgattatGACGATGGTGGTGGTGGCGTTGATGACGACGACCGCGACGACGACACCGATGATGAAGACTTCAATCACGGCAGAGTGTTGTTTCTTCCTCTCTCACTCTTTTAA